GTTGTTTGTTGGTTATGCATTTAGATCTGTTTGTATGTTATCTTAGCTATTTTTCATGACCTAAATGTATATTTGGTGAATTATAGGTACTGTCTTTACGTCACAATTTGGATGTCATGCatattgaaaagaatgtgTGTGAAAGTGTCTTAACAACCATATTAGATGTCAATGGTAAATCGAAAATTGAGAATGAGTCTCGTAGAGATCTTGAGTTACTAGAACTGATGGAAGATATGCCTGTGGAAGAAAAACGTGCGAAATTAGAGCTACCATCTACACCTTACACATTAACAAAAGTTGAGAAACCTAAATTTTGTGGTAAGTTGTATTTTCAAAGGTTT
The DNA window shown above is from Fragaria vesca subsp. vesca unplaced genomic scaffold, FraVesHawaii_1.0 scf0510265, whole genome shotgun sequence and carries:
- the LOC101311239 gene encoding uncharacterized protein LOC101311239; translated protein: VLSLRHNLDVMHIEKNVCESVLTTILDVNGKSKIENESRRDLELLELMEDMPVEEKRAKLELPSTPYTLTKVEKPKFCGKLYFQRFPYGYCSNIGNCVKLKECKILGLKSHDHHVLMQQLLSVALKGLLPEGLRKAIWRLSSFFNELCQRVLDRKKLEELEDEI